In the genome of Candidatus Baltobacteraceae bacterium, one region contains:
- a CDS encoding peptide ABC transporter substrate-binding protein produces MRLLALLAAVVLLSACTLRDSAPLDQTTLIIGEQQEPISLNPALDNGQLSTQFGELLFSYLVKYDDRGDLIGDVATEVPTLANGGISGDGRTITYHLRRDVRFADGVPLTAKDCVWSIDAIDNPANNVQTRYGYDRIVSAQAPNDYTLVLHLRAPFAPIVSLVLAPQGFPILPEHLLAKYPDFNHLAFDSKPVGSGPYVVVRWLRDDQVEMRANPRYFLGEPEIRRLIVRFIAVPSEGTTQLATHEIQAYFNEQDYSQYPQLRALRGYRVMDTPVDAVDALIFNTQNAVTNDARVRRALAEAIDFRTLVATAYRGALDSRQAGRGLFLWAFDSKAYPDVPYDPAAARRLLDEAGWKRGREGVRHKDGRPLDLRLIVQAGVIGEAVAANEIAQYERAAGARVTIREFNVTQFGAPAAMGGPVYAGRFDLALYSFVNGDDPDTTDQFACANVPPNGYNKSRICDRRIDALLAAGRATYDRARRDAVYARLQSLLYADLPIVLIYQRRELDVFPDRLRGPSGSNDSVFWNVARWRFARGA; encoded by the coding sequence GTGCGTCTTCTAGCCCTACTTGCCGCGGTCGTACTTCTGAGTGCCTGCACGCTACGCGATAGCGCGCCGCTCGACCAAACGACGCTGATCATCGGGGAGCAGCAGGAGCCGATCTCACTCAATCCGGCGCTCGATAACGGCCAACTCTCAACGCAGTTCGGCGAGTTGCTCTTTTCGTATCTGGTGAAGTACGACGATCGCGGTGACTTGATCGGCGACGTCGCAACCGAGGTGCCGACGCTCGCGAATGGTGGGATCAGCGGCGACGGCCGCACGATCACCTATCATCTGCGTCGCGACGTCCGTTTCGCCGACGGCGTGCCGCTGACGGCCAAGGATTGCGTCTGGTCGATCGACGCGATCGACAATCCGGCCAACAACGTGCAGACGCGTTACGGTTACGATCGTATCGTCTCGGCGCAGGCGCCCAACGATTACACGCTCGTGCTCCACTTGCGTGCGCCGTTTGCGCCGATCGTCTCGCTGGTGCTTGCACCGCAAGGCTTTCCGATTCTGCCGGAACATTTGCTCGCGAAATACCCCGACTTCAACCATCTGGCGTTCGACTCGAAACCGGTCGGTTCGGGGCCGTACGTGGTCGTGCGCTGGCTTCGCGACGACCAGGTCGAGATGCGGGCGAATCCGCGGTATTTTCTCGGCGAGCCGGAGATCCGCCGGCTGATCGTGCGCTTCATCGCGGTTCCCTCCGAAGGCACGACGCAGCTGGCCACACACGAGATCCAGGCGTACTTCAACGAGCAGGACTACTCGCAGTATCCGCAGCTGCGCGCGCTGCGCGGTTACCGCGTCATGGACACGCCGGTCGACGCCGTCGACGCGCTGATTTTCAACACGCAAAATGCCGTGACGAACGACGCGCGCGTTCGCCGCGCGCTCGCCGAAGCGATCGATTTCCGCACGCTCGTGGCAACGGCGTACCGTGGCGCGCTCGATAGCCGGCAGGCCGGGCGCGGGCTCTTTCTCTGGGCATTCGATTCGAAGGCCTATCCCGATGTGCCGTACGATCCCGCCGCCGCGCGGCGGCTGCTCGACGAAGCGGGTTGGAAGCGCGGCCGCGAGGGAGTCCGGCACAAGGACGGACGGCCGTTGGATCTGCGGTTGATCGTACAAGCCGGCGTGATCGGCGAAGCGGTTGCCGCCAACGAGATCGCGCAGTACGAGCGCGCCGCCGGAGCGCGCGTGACGATCCGCGAGTTCAACGTCACGCAGTTCGGTGCGCCGGCCGCAATGGGAGGTCCGGTCTATGCCGGCAGATTCGACCTCGCGTTGTACTCGTTCGTGAACGGCGACGATCCCGATACGACCGACCAGTTTGCGTGCGCCAACGTTCCCCCCAACGGATACAACAAGTCGCGGATCTGCGATCGGCGCATCGACGCGCTGCTCGCCGCCGGGCGTGCAACCTATGACCGGGCGCGCCGCGACGCCGTGTACGCGCGCCTGCAGTCGCTGCTCTACGCCGACTTACCGATCGTTTTGATCTATCAGCGTCGTGAGCTCGACGTTTTTCCCGACCGTCTGCGCGGGCCCAGCGGCTCCAACGATTCGGTTTTTTGGAACGTCGCGCGCTGGCGCTTCGCGCGCGGTGCCTGA
- a CDS encoding TonB-dependent receptor: MTSIPLGALAAETGVVSGTVHTADGAPIGGAAVSLRGAATLGTTTDAAGAFTIANVPPGEYTLLVSKASFQEYRNDTVLVFIGENESLAVTLVPVSFSGLRTIATVSTNAAGQPQMNTSSAAVTSISNQVFQDQGVTQVTKILNETPGIISAASPENGNGASAGALQSIQIRGALPYETEQLIDGHPTALSLGGTYNPIYLNPLLLDSIEIVKGPGAMPEEINYAIGGTVNYVTLQPTRTNQSTLLLGSDNWGGITTALRATGSTKTHWLDYALGFATDGAPGPLRNYPIAGSQINLVAGLGAPTINGQQIAQSVEGFGLYPPTSNYAGIGGLQFYDPLYICCYDVNTAYYSRNELAKLRFNLSPFTSLTVSYLGAQAFSNVGGVDLTSLSPIGTDSSSFSVFEPCANGFNATPPACPGYTGSVAPGTSIPYDLEAFIPQYESVQQNLFQAEFRTSFGNWAMLGRYFSGSDTDYAYIQTAPDGSLSFSGATYGGIMVCPSGATYDPATGACSSGAPTTEYFSGQTATLSVADATNEDLEQDHLRGESLLFTRPFGNGDDVSFSIDQAHHDSLSYTDDATAGPPFFGLPPGAGQNFTTEMVRGHFYVAPRVFLGLANYGIQYSSHYTDNGGATWQNATRGYDAPRMGLTWAPNNDTTWRLGAGFSIAPPELSLLSSPGTTPLPNINGAPTYYTENLNNGAIAPETAFGVDLGVDRRLDRSTLLSADVYDETLRNEFLSSTSLIGTYVPPGVEPPPAPLPLYATETSNLGHARYAGLEVMLEGTPLVGWGYRIQGDLQRAYAYDLPPYFYCSVPGPGCTPNTNLGILPNANWNASGLGFNTVNGSAVPYMMGYAEVNYRTPHGTYYLFGSTYYGENNTFSLPPFFIFNAAIREPLRPGTNLQLSVDNIFDTYGSSWTNYFGGINAPLLPGTGLVGLTVGGNYGPTSVHVELIQNLGSTPH; this comes from the coding sequence ATGACCTCTATTCCGCTCGGTGCGCTCGCTGCGGAAACCGGCGTCGTTTCCGGCACCGTGCACACCGCCGACGGCGCGCCGATCGGCGGCGCTGCCGTGTCGCTGCGCGGCGCGGCGACGCTCGGAACCACGACCGACGCGGCCGGCGCGTTTACGATTGCGAACGTACCGCCGGGAGAATATACGCTGCTCGTTTCGAAGGCGAGCTTTCAAGAGTACCGCAACGACACGGTGCTGGTCTTCATCGGCGAAAACGAGAGCCTGGCCGTGACGCTGGTACCGGTGAGCTTCTCGGGGCTGCGCACGATCGCAACGGTGTCGACCAACGCGGCCGGCCAACCGCAGATGAACACCTCGAGCGCGGCGGTCACTTCGATCAGCAACCAGGTCTTCCAGGACCAAGGTGTGACGCAGGTTACCAAGATCCTCAACGAGACCCCCGGCATCATCTCGGCCGCCTCACCCGAAAACGGGAACGGCGCATCCGCCGGCGCGCTGCAGAGCATTCAAATTCGCGGCGCGTTGCCGTACGAGACCGAGCAGCTCATCGACGGTCACCCGACGGCCCTCTCGCTCGGCGGAACCTACAATCCGATCTATCTCAACCCGCTCTTGCTCGACTCGATCGAGATCGTGAAGGGTCCGGGCGCGATGCCGGAAGAGATCAACTACGCGATCGGCGGAACCGTCAACTACGTCACGCTGCAGCCGACGCGTACGAATCAATCGACGCTGCTGCTTGGCAGCGACAACTGGGGCGGCATCACGACCGCGCTGCGCGCGACCGGTTCCACCAAAACCCACTGGCTCGATTACGCGCTGGGTTTTGCGACCGACGGCGCACCTGGGCCGCTCCGGAATTACCCGATCGCCGGGTCGCAGATCAACCTCGTCGCAGGCTTGGGTGCCCCCACGATCAACGGTCAGCAGATCGCGCAGTCGGTCGAGGGCTTCGGGCTCTATCCGCCAACCAGCAACTACGCGGGCATCGGCGGATTGCAATTCTACGACCCGCTCTACATCTGTTGCTACGACGTCAATACGGCCTATTACTCGCGCAACGAACTGGCGAAGCTACGCTTCAATCTCTCGCCGTTCACTTCGCTCACGGTCAGTTATCTCGGCGCGCAGGCGTTCAGCAATGTCGGCGGCGTCGACCTGACGTCGCTTTCGCCGATCGGCACCGATAGCTCCAGCTTCTCGGTCTTCGAGCCGTGCGCGAACGGCTTCAACGCCACGCCCCCAGCGTGTCCGGGTTACACCGGCTCCGTCGCACCGGGCACCTCGATTCCCTACGACCTTGAAGCTTTCATTCCGCAGTACGAGTCGGTGCAGCAGAATCTGTTTCAGGCCGAATTTCGCACGAGCTTCGGCAACTGGGCGATGCTCGGGCGCTACTTCAGCGGTTCCGATACGGACTACGCGTACATTCAAACCGCTCCCGACGGCAGCTTGAGCTTCAGCGGCGCAACCTATGGCGGCATCATGGTGTGTCCGTCCGGCGCCACGTACGATCCCGCGACCGGCGCGTGCAGTTCGGGTGCTCCCACGACCGAGTATTTCAGCGGACAAACGGCAACGCTGAGCGTAGCTGACGCGACCAACGAAGATCTCGAGCAGGATCATCTGCGCGGCGAGTCGCTGCTCTTTACGCGCCCGTTCGGCAACGGCGACGACGTTTCGTTCTCGATCGATCAGGCGCACCACGATTCGCTCTCCTATACCGACGACGCGACCGCCGGTCCGCCGTTCTTCGGCTTGCCCCCCGGCGCCGGCCAGAACTTCACGACCGAGATGGTGCGCGGGCACTTCTACGTCGCTCCGCGCGTGTTTCTTGGCTTGGCAAACTACGGGATTCAGTACAGCAGTCACTACACGGACAATGGTGGAGCGACGTGGCAGAACGCGACACGCGGCTACGACGCACCGCGCATGGGTCTAACGTGGGCGCCGAACAACGATACGACGTGGCGGCTCGGAGCCGGGTTTTCGATTGCGCCACCGGAACTCTCGCTGCTCTCCTCGCCGGGCACGACGCCGCTGCCGAACATCAACGGTGCGCCGACATACTACACGGAGAACCTCAACAACGGCGCGATCGCGCCGGAAACGGCGTTCGGTGTCGATCTCGGCGTCGACCGCCGGCTGGATCGATCTACGCTGCTTTCCGCGGACGTGTACGACGAGACGCTACGCAACGAGTTTCTCAGCAGCACCTCGCTCATCGGAACTTACGTTCCGCCGGGCGTCGAGCCTCCGCCGGCACCGTTGCCTCTCTACGCGACCGAAACGAGCAATCTCGGTCATGCGAGATACGCCGGCCTCGAAGTGATGTTAGAAGGAACGCCGCTGGTCGGCTGGGGCTATCGGATCCAGGGCGATCTGCAGCGCGCGTACGCATACGATCTGCCGCCGTACTTTTATTGCTCGGTTCCCGGACCGGGCTGCACGCCCAATACCAATCTCGGCATTCTACCCAACGCCAATTGGAACGCGAGCGGCCTGGGATTCAACACGGTCAACGGTTCGGCTGTCCCCTATATGATGGGGTACGCGGAAGTGAACTACCGCACGCCGCACGGGACGTATTATCTCTTCGGGTCGACCTACTACGGAGAGAACAATACGTTCAGTTTACCGCCGTTCTTCATCTTCAACGCCGCCATTCGCGAACCGCTTCGTCCGGGAACCAATTTGCAACTCTCGGTCGATAACATCTTCGACACATACGGCTCGAGTTGGACCAACTACTTCGGCGGCATTAATGCGCCGCTGCTGCCGGGAACCGGTTTGGTCGGTCTCACCGTCGGCGGCAACTACGGTCCGACGAGCGTCCACGTGGAGTTGATCCAGAATCTCGGCTCGACGCCGCACTAA
- a CDS encoding Lrp/AsnC family transcriptional regulator has protein sequence MPRIELDAIDKRILIALQRNSRLSNADLAKSVGLSPSPCLRRVRRMEQGGFILGYRSILNRPAIGLGVTAFARLQIEWPRARTLREDIAKLPQVVACYILTGESGVLLEIVAKDLAEYSNFLFGTLYNVAGVRGIQSSVLLESVKEGSAPLPIDGVEPGAAVQAPRAKRQRATFQKTESLEPLGPRRRSGKTSSSRR, from the coding sequence GTGCCAAGAATCGAGCTCGACGCGATAGATAAGCGCATATTGATTGCCCTTCAGCGCAATAGTCGCCTTTCCAACGCCGATCTTGCGAAGAGCGTCGGGCTCTCTCCCTCGCCCTGTCTGCGCCGCGTCCGGCGCATGGAACAAGGGGGCTTTATTCTAGGTTATCGGTCGATTCTCAACCGGCCGGCGATCGGACTGGGGGTCACGGCGTTCGCCCGTCTTCAGATCGAGTGGCCGCGCGCACGAACCTTGCGCGAGGACATTGCCAAACTGCCGCAAGTCGTCGCGTGCTACATCCTGACCGGGGAGTCGGGCGTACTGCTCGAGATCGTCGCGAAAGATCTCGCCGAATACTCCAACTTTCTCTTTGGGACGCTCTACAACGTCGCCGGGGTGCGCGGCATTCAGTCGAGCGTGCTGCTCGAATCCGTCAAAGAGGGCAGCGCGCCGCTGCCGATCGACGGCGTCGAGCCGGGTGCCGCGGTTCAGGCACCGCGCGCGAAGCGCCAGCGCGCGACGTTCCAAAAAACCGAATCGTTGGAGCCGCTGGGCCCGCGCAGACGGTCGGGAAAAACGTCGAGCTCACGACGCTGA